A genomic window from Salvelinus sp. IW2-2015 linkage group LG13, ASM291031v2, whole genome shotgun sequence includes:
- the lnx1 gene encoding E3 ubiquitin-protein ligase LNX isoform X3, which yields MKALLLLVLPWLSPANYTDNVGNLHILYSELCKGASHYGLSADRKRRSQEGDCTDSTSELTVATLPGDGPTSSAVALLSDEPGLVNPAFDPSMEDNSQSGSTTSLAARSSSKKIRNYDRTSVRSRSFRRLNRAFSVLRRTKSGTSVSNETAEEQDNARNASVPQEVLALPQLHHLIPDGEVTSIKINREPSEPLAISIVGGNETPLVRILIQDIYREGVIARDGRLLPGDIILKVNGIDISNVPHCYALATLKQPCQLLRLTVLREQRHRYRSHPHDAAGGYLPHGLSHGHPLRDDSIHVVLAKSTPEEQLGIKLVRRPEGHGVFIFHLLEGGLAAHDGQLSVNDRVLAINGHDLRYGAPEHAALLIQASEERVHFIVSRQICLPNPDILQEAPWGMEGPPPYSPVDMEHTLLDSCEKPACYEKTVTLSKEPHHSLGMTVAGGMSSRGWDLPVYVTNVDPNGVVGQEGSIRKGDILLNVNGLDLTGVTRGEAVANLKNTTSPVVLKVLEMRPPEEIQPECPSPPCLSPSPTDSTKQSLATLPHTDDYSPLWVSWLQLPRHLYCCKDIVLRRSASGSLGFSIVGGQEEVNCNQSFFIRSIVEGTPAYNDGRIRCGDILLEVNGKTTWGMTHTALVRLLKELRGRITLTIVSWPGSLL from the exons GTGTAAAGGGGCGTCTCACTATGGCCTGTCTGCCGACAGAAAGCGGCGTTCCCAGGAGGGGGACTGCACTGACAGCACGTCAGAACTCACTGTGGCCACCCTGCCCGGCGATGGCCCCACCTCCTCCGCGGTCGCCCTCCTATCAGACGAGCCCGGCCTCGTCAACCCTGCCTTCGACCCCAGCATGGAGGACAACAGCCAATCAGGAAGCACCACAAGCCTGGCAGCCCGCAGCAGTTCCAagaaga tccGAAACTATGACCGCACCTCGGTCAGGAGCCGCTCCTTCAGGCGGTTGAACCGTGCTTTCAGTGTCCTGCGGAGGACCAAGAGTGGCACTTCCGTGTCCAATGAGACCGCAGAGGAACAAGATAATGCCAGGAACGCCAGTGTGCCCCaggaag TGCTGGCTCTACCGCAGCTCCATCACTTGATCCCTGATGGTGAGGTTACCAGTATTAAGATCAACCGTGAGCCCTCGGAGCCCCTGGCCATCAGCATTGTGGGGGGTAACGAGACTCCCCTGGTGCGTATCctcatccaggacatctacagggAGGGGGTTATCGCCCGGGATGGACGCCTGCTGCCCGGGGACATTATCCTCAAg GTGAACGGCATAGACATCAGCAATGTTCCCCACTGCTACGCCCTGGCCACCCTCAAACAGCCCTGCCAGCTGCTGCGACTCACAGTGCTGAGAGAGCAGCGTCACCGCTACCGTTCGCACCCCCACGATGCGGCCGGTGGCTACCTGCCTCACGGCCTCTCCCACGGCCATCCCCTGAGGGACGACAGCATCCATGTGGTCCTGGCTAAGAGCACCCCAGAGGAGCAGCTGGGCATCAAGCTGGTGAGACGACCAGAGGGACATGGCGTCTTCATCTTCCACCTGCTGGAGGGCGGCCTGGCGGCACACGACGGGCAACTCAGCGTCAACGACCGCGTCCTCGCCATCAACGGACACGACCTGCGCTACGGAGCGCCTGAACACGCCGCTTTACTCATCCAG GCAAGTGAGGAGCGGGTCCACTTCATTGTTTCTCGTCAGATCTGTCTGCCTAACCCTGACATCCTGCAGGAGGCTCCATGGGGCATGGAAGGCCCCCCACCATACTCTCCGGTGGACATGGAACACACGCTACTG GACTCATGTGAGAAGCCGGCGTGTTATGAGAAGACGGTGACGCTGTCCAAGGAGCCCCATCACTCCCTGGGGATGACGGTAGCAGGGGGTATGTCCTCCCGCGGCTGGGATCTCCCGGTCTACGTCACTAACGTGGACCCCAACGGAGTAGTGGGACAGGAGGGATCCATCCGCAAAG GTGACATCCTGCTGAATGTGAACGGGCTGGACCTGACAGGGGTGACGCGGGGCGAGGCTGTGGCCAACCTGAAGAACACCACCTCCCCTGTGGTGCTCAAGGTCCTGGAGATGAGGCCTCCAGAGGAAATCCAGCCAGAGTGCCCCTCGCCCCCCTGCCTCTCACCCTCGCCCACTGACAGCACCAAGCAGAGCCTCGCCACGCTGCCACACACCGATGACTACTCCCCATTGTGGGTGTCATGGCTGCAGTTGCCCAG GCACCTGTACTGCTGCAAAGATATTGTGCTGCGCCGGAGCGCCTCTGGCAGCCTAGGCTTCAGCATCGTGGGGGGGCAGGAGGAGGTCAACTGCAATCAGTCCTTCTTCATCCGCTCCATCGTGGAGGGCACGCCAGCCTACAACGATGGCAGGATACG GTGTGGGGACATTCTGCTGGAGGTGAATGGAAAGACTACGTGGGGGATGACCCACACAGCCCTGGTGCGTCTACTGAAGGAGCTGCGAGGCAGAATCACCCTGACCATCGTGTCCTGGCCAGGCAGCTTGCTGTAG